From the uncultured Trichococcus sp. genome, one window contains:
- a CDS encoding ATP-dependent RecD-like DNA helicase has protein sequence MDTEQGYIVGEIKAIFFENASNFYKVMLISVSESNLPQKLDEIVVTGSFGQITEDTAYRFFGEVVEHPRYGVQFQANSYQQEKPTSKNGLIAFLSGERFPGIGKRTAEKIVETFGEEAVDVILDDPEALKNISGMTPKKREMMRDVLMQTQGTEKILIALGNYGFSNNQAANIFHFYRSETLTVLNENPYRLIEDIEGIGFKKADQLAEELNFAPDHSSRLKGGLFATLQELCLSNGDTYVDGTVLLERTIHLLEQSRRFIIEDAPVIEALMEMVMDMKVVEDHSRFAIPSLYFAEEGIASSIDRLLKRKTKIAYPGVDLDLEIENLQSNLQIRYGASQIEAIKAALLSPFFILTGGPGTGKTTVLKGIVRMFSELNDLPEDPHDYKNGLFPILLAAPTGRAAKRMQETTGLPGSTIHRLLGLTGQEKESEELYTQELEGKLLIIDEVSMVDTWLMHRLLKSVPPGMQVLFVGDKDQLPSVGPGQVLFDLLNCKALPQVELNEIFRQSGDSSIIPLAHEIKNGILPRDFRNNQADRSFLPCQTHQIEPVIRQVVEKAKSKGFTAKDIQVLAPMYKGAAGIDAINTMMQEIFNPKGNKKRREVAFFDVVYRVGDKVLQLVNQPENNVFNGDMGEITAIQFAKETDEKVDQITILFDTVEVTYNRNHWNKFVLAYCCSIHKSQGSEFTMVILPMVKQYGRMLRRNLLYTAITRSKSKLILCGDYEAFETAVVSTGDIRKTMLHEKLERNLNTDKVFTAEEPAESKEKKAPSAGNEAAESTSEAAIQKPENKESPKITPVYHLTSEQISGGSIDPMIGMENVTPEMFMNEK, from the coding sequence ATGGATACAGAACAGGGCTATATCGTTGGAGAAATCAAAGCGATTTTCTTTGAAAATGCGAGTAATTTCTACAAAGTCATGCTGATTTCAGTCAGTGAATCGAATCTCCCGCAAAAGCTTGATGAAATTGTCGTGACGGGAAGCTTCGGGCAGATAACCGAAGATACAGCCTACCGCTTTTTCGGAGAGGTCGTGGAGCATCCAAGATACGGGGTCCAATTCCAAGCCAATTCCTATCAACAGGAAAAACCAACCTCCAAGAATGGGTTGATTGCATTTTTGTCGGGAGAGCGGTTCCCGGGCATCGGTAAACGGACGGCTGAAAAAATCGTGGAGACTTTTGGTGAGGAAGCGGTCGATGTCATCCTTGACGATCCGGAAGCGCTGAAAAACATCAGCGGCATGACGCCGAAAAAAAGAGAAATGATGCGGGATGTCCTGATGCAGACGCAAGGGACCGAGAAGATCCTGATCGCTTTGGGGAACTATGGTTTCTCCAATAACCAGGCGGCGAACATCTTCCATTTTTATCGATCAGAAACGCTGACCGTCCTTAACGAGAATCCTTACCGCCTGATTGAGGACATCGAAGGTATCGGCTTCAAGAAGGCCGATCAATTGGCGGAGGAGTTGAATTTCGCTCCGGACCACAGCAGCCGGCTGAAGGGTGGCTTGTTTGCGACGCTTCAGGAACTTTGTCTGTCGAACGGGGATACATATGTCGACGGGACCGTCTTGCTTGAGCGGACGATCCACTTGCTTGAACAGAGCCGACGCTTCATCATCGAGGATGCGCCTGTCATCGAAGCGTTGATGGAGATGGTGATGGACATGAAAGTGGTAGAGGATCACAGCCGGTTTGCCATCCCGTCCCTTTATTTCGCGGAAGAGGGCATCGCATCATCGATCGACAGGCTTCTGAAGCGAAAAACGAAAATTGCTTATCCTGGAGTGGATTTGGATCTGGAGATCGAAAATTTACAATCAAACCTGCAGATCCGCTATGGCGCCTCCCAAATCGAAGCGATAAAAGCAGCCTTGCTTTCACCGTTCTTCATCCTGACGGGTGGACCCGGTACCGGTAAAACGACCGTTCTGAAAGGGATCGTCCGCATGTTCTCCGAGTTGAACGATCTGCCGGAAGACCCGCATGACTACAAAAACGGACTTTTCCCGATATTGCTTGCCGCTCCGACAGGTCGTGCCGCAAAACGGATGCAGGAAACGACCGGGCTGCCCGGCAGCACGATCCATCGCCTGCTGGGGTTGACGGGCCAGGAAAAGGAATCCGAAGAGCTTTATACGCAAGAGTTGGAAGGCAAGTTGCTGATCATCGACGAAGTTTCGATGGTGGATACGTGGCTGATGCACAGGCTACTGAAGTCCGTACCGCCCGGCATGCAAGTGCTGTTTGTCGGTGATAAGGACCAATTGCCGTCGGTAGGGCCGGGCCAAGTGCTGTTCGATCTTTTGAACTGCAAAGCGTTGCCGCAGGTCGAGCTGAATGAGATATTCAGGCAATCCGGCGACTCCTCGATCATCCCGTTGGCGCACGAAATCAAGAACGGTATCCTCCCCCGCGATTTCCGGAACAATCAAGCGGACCGCTCGTTTCTGCCTTGCCAAACGCATCAGATCGAACCGGTGATCCGGCAAGTTGTCGAAAAGGCGAAGTCTAAAGGCTTCACCGCGAAGGATATCCAGGTTCTGGCGCCGATGTACAAAGGCGCTGCCGGAATTGATGCCATCAATACGATGATGCAGGAAATCTTCAATCCGAAGGGGAATAAGAAAAGACGGGAAGTCGCTTTTTTCGACGTTGTCTATCGGGTAGGCGACAAGGTGCTGCAGTTGGTGAACCAGCCGGAAAATAATGTCTTCAACGGGGACATGGGAGAAATCACCGCCATCCAATTCGCCAAAGAAACGGACGAGAAAGTCGACCAGATCACGATCCTGTTCGATACAGTCGAGGTCACCTACAATCGGAATCATTGGAATAAATTCGTTCTGGCGTACTGTTGCTCGATCCACAAGTCGCAAGGCAGCGAATTCACGATGGTCATCCTGCCGATGGTGAAACAATACGGACGGATGCTACGCCGTAATCTGCTCTACACAGCCATCACCAGAAGCAAAAGCAAGTTGATTTTGTGCGGGGATTACGAAGCTTTCGAAACGGCAGTCGTAAGCACCGGCGATATCCGGAAAACGATGCTGCACGAAAAGCTGGAACGCAACCTAAACACTGACAAGGTCTTCACTGCGGAAGAGCCTGCCGAGAGCAAGGAAAAGAAGGCGCCAAGCGCCGGAAATGAAGCTGCTGAATCGACTAGCGAAGCCGCAATCCAAAAACCAGAAAACAAAGAGTCCCCAAAAATAACGCCCGTCTACCATTTGACCAGCGAACAGATTTCCGGTGGGAGCATCGATCCGATGATCGGCATGGAAAATGTAACGCCGGAAATGTTCATGAACGAAAAATAA
- the greA gene encoding transcription elongation factor GreA codes for MIEKAYPMTAEGKAKLEAELEDLKVNKRKEIVERIKIARSYGDLSENSEYESAKDEQAFVEGRITTLEKMIRFAEIIEVQNVDTDMVSLGRKVTFVELPDGDEETYIIVGSAEADPLEGKISNDSPIAKALLGKHIGEEVVIGTPGGDMNVKIVRVEQA; via the coding sequence ATGATCGAAAAAGCATATCCGATGACGGCTGAAGGTAAAGCCAAATTAGAAGCTGAACTTGAAGATTTAAAAGTGAATAAAAGAAAAGAAATCGTTGAACGCATCAAGATTGCCAGAAGCTATGGAGATTTATCCGAAAATTCGGAATATGAATCAGCAAAAGATGAACAAGCTTTCGTTGAAGGCCGCATCACAACGTTGGAAAAAATGATCCGTTTTGCGGAAATCATTGAAGTGCAAAACGTTGACACTGATATGGTTTCGCTTGGACGCAAAGTGACATTCGTGGAATTGCCGGATGGCGATGAAGAAACTTACATTATTGTCGGTAGTGCAGAAGCAGATCCGCTTGAAGGTAAGATTTCAAACGATTCACCGATCGCTAAAGCCTTGTTAGGCAAGCATATCGGTGAAGAAGTCGTCATTGGTACACCGGGCGGCGATATGAACGTGAAGATCGTCAGAGTGGAACAAGCGTAG
- the ruvX gene encoding Holliday junction resolvase RuvX: MRIMGLDVGSKTVGVAISDPMGWTAQGIEIVKIDEANGEFGLDRIAELVKQYEVEKFVLGLPKNMDNSIGFRAEASIAYGELLEKELGLPVDYVDERLTTVQAEKMLINEGNVSRKKRKKVIDKLAAVILLQNYLDSQ, translated from the coding sequence ATGAGGATCATGGGCTTGGATGTCGGGTCAAAAACTGTAGGAGTGGCCATCAGCGACCCGATGGGATGGACGGCGCAAGGGATAGAAATCGTCAAAATCGATGAGGCCAATGGAGAATTTGGTCTTGATCGGATTGCCGAATTGGTCAAGCAGTACGAAGTTGAGAAGTTTGTGCTAGGCTTGCCCAAAAATATGGATAACAGCATTGGCTTTCGGGCGGAAGCTTCCATCGCCTACGGAGAGTTGCTTGAAAAAGAGTTAGGCTTGCCGGTCGATTACGTTGATGAAAGGCTTACCACTGTGCAAGCAGAGAAAATGTTGATCAATGAAGGAAATGTTTCCCGCAAAAAACGGAAAAAGGTAATCGATAAACTTGCTGCTGTCATACTTTTGCAGAATTATCTGGACAGCCAGTAA
- a CDS encoding sensor histidine kinase, which yields MRRSAVLILFSTILGVFAFIVAGVLFALRPYLSYQELLEVDRFYVPAFLYIIVLLLFAAIVVTWIAHFYLKNQENRIKDKLHWLYLGNYEHTVFNKKRDKSLFLDQYCHAIHNEIEMLRKKMLSLSREVQHLSAHPQQVGNETKEEILEQERHRIARELHDSVSQQLFAAMMMLSAVNERADDFPEKIQKQMRLIEGIINESQSEMRALLLHLRPTKLEGKSLKKGIEQLLVELKSKVQIAIKWEIDDVHTMSGIEDHFFRIVQELLSNTLRHAKASHLEVYLKQTLQEISLRVYDDGVGFDTSIEKSGSYGLMNIKERVQGMGGSCKIISFPKKGTVIEIRIPNTNVNTNDAGAE from the coding sequence ATGAGGAGAAGCGCGGTTTTGATTCTGTTCAGCACGATACTCGGCGTCTTTGCTTTTATCGTGGCAGGTGTTTTATTTGCCCTGAGGCCCTATTTGAGTTATCAGGAACTGCTCGAGGTGGATCGTTTTTATGTGCCGGCGTTCCTGTACATCATCGTATTGCTGCTGTTTGCTGCGATTGTTGTAACCTGGATCGCCCACTTTTACTTGAAAAATCAAGAAAACCGCATCAAGGACAAACTGCATTGGCTGTATCTCGGCAATTATGAGCATACGGTATTCAACAAAAAGCGGGATAAATCACTATTTTTGGATCAGTATTGCCACGCAATCCATAATGAGATCGAAATGCTCCGGAAAAAGATGCTCAGCCTCTCTCGGGAAGTGCAGCATTTAAGCGCGCATCCGCAGCAGGTCGGCAATGAAACAAAAGAAGAGATACTCGAACAGGAAAGGCATCGCATCGCGAGGGAACTGCATGATTCCGTCAGCCAACAACTCTTTGCCGCAATGATGATGTTGTCGGCGGTCAACGAACGGGCCGACGATTTTCCGGAAAAAATACAGAAACAGATGCGCCTCATAGAAGGCATCATCAATGAGTCCCAATCGGAGATGCGGGCGTTGCTCCTTCATCTTCGTCCAACCAAACTCGAAGGCAAATCCCTGAAAAAAGGGATCGAACAGTTGTTGGTGGAATTGAAGTCAAAAGTCCAAATCGCGATCAAATGGGAAATCGATGATGTCCATACAATGAGCGGCATCGAGGATCATTTTTTCCGTATTGTGCAGGAGCTGCTTTCGAACACGCTGAGGCATGCAAAGGCAAGCCATCTGGAAGTGTATCTGAAACAAACTTTGCAGGAAATCAGTCTCCGCGTTTACGACGATGGTGTCGGCTTCGATACTTCGATCGAAAAATCAGGCAGCTATGGTCTGATGAATATCAAAGAACGCGTGCAGGGAATGGGCGGGAGCTGCAAAATCATCAGTTTCCCCAAAAAAGGGACCGTGATCGAAATACGCATCCCGAATACAAATGTGAACACCAACGATGCAGGTGCTGAATAG
- a CDS encoding DUF1292 domain-containing protein, translated as MTEHNHDHDHNHDHDHDHEHNHEHNHEHITIVDENGNEELFEILFTFESEDFGKSYVLVYPAGTPEGEEIELQAYSYVETEDGGEGDLEPIESDEEWDMIEEVLNTFMEDEDLQ; from the coding sequence ATGACTGAACATAATCACGATCATGACCATAATCACGACCACGATCATGACCACGAACATAACCACGAACATAACCACGAGCACATCACTATTGTGGATGAGAACGGAAATGAAGAGTTATTCGAAATCTTGTTCACTTTCGAATCAGAAGATTTCGGAAAGTCCTATGTTCTGGTTTACCCAGCAGGAACTCCTGAAGGGGAAGAAATCGAATTGCAAGCCTATTCCTATGTTGAAACTGAAGATGGCGGAGAAGGCGATTTGGAGCCAATCGAATCCGATGAAGAATGGGATATGATCGAAGAAGTCCTGAACACGTTCATGGAAGACGAAGACCTTCAATAA
- a CDS encoding IreB family regulatory phosphoprotein: MSSKDETMLFNFDDNLKKNVQETLALVYDALEEKGYSPINQIVGYLLSGDPAYIPRHNDARNLIRRHERDEIMEELVKSYLSGTGRIIQ; the protein is encoded by the coding sequence ATGAGTTCGAAAGATGAAACGATGTTGTTTAATTTTGATGACAATCTGAAAAAGAATGTACAAGAGACATTAGCCCTTGTTTATGACGCATTGGAAGAAAAAGGGTACAGCCCTATCAACCAGATCGTGGGCTACTTGCTTTCTGGAGATCCAGCTTATATTCCGCGTCATAATGATGCCAGGAACCTGATCCGTCGTCACGAACGTGATGAAATCATGGAGGAACTAGTGAAGAGCTATCTTTCTGGAACAGGCAGAATCATCCAATGA
- the udk gene encoding uridine kinase → MKKPIVIGVTGGSGSGKTSVSRAILDKFTDVSILLLEQDFYYKDQSDLPFEERLKTNYDHPFAFDTDLFIKDLEKLIQYESIEQPVYDYSKHTRSDQVIHREPKEVIIVEGILILEDQRLRDLMDIKVYVDTDDDIRIIRRIKRDMESRGRTLDSVIHQYLTVVKPMHQQFIEPTKKFADIIIPEGGQNQVAIDLMTTKIASILSENAE, encoded by the coding sequence GTGAAAAAGCCTATCGTTATCGGGGTGACAGGGGGATCGGGAAGCGGGAAAACCAGTGTCAGCCGGGCTATCTTGGATAAGTTTACCGATGTTTCCATTTTGCTGTTGGAGCAGGATTTTTATTATAAAGATCAAAGCGATCTGCCGTTTGAGGAACGCCTGAAAACAAACTACGATCACCCATTTGCGTTTGATACGGATTTGTTCATCAAAGACCTAGAAAAATTGATACAATACGAGAGCATTGAACAACCGGTTTACGACTACTCCAAACACACGCGCAGCGATCAAGTGATCCACCGCGAACCGAAAGAAGTCATAATCGTCGAGGGGATACTCATTTTGGAGGATCAACGACTCCGTGATCTGATGGACATCAAAGTCTATGTGGATACGGATGATGATATCCGTATCATCCGAAGAATCAAGCGCGACATGGAATCAAGAGGCCGGACCCTTGATTCTGTCATCCACCAATATCTGACGGTCGTCAAGCCGATGCACCAGCAATTCATCGAGCCAACCAAAAAATTTGCGGATATCATCATTCCTGAAGGCGGGCAAAACCAAGTCGCAATCGATCTGATGACCACAAAAATTGCTTCAATTTTGTCTGAAAATGCAGAATAA
- the liaF gene encoding cell wall-active antibiotics response protein LiaF, whose amino-acid sequence MKKGALKLFMLIEGLLGLAVLFQLVQDTDLLLVFVFGLIFIKFGTGKGERRRILGLIGWFMVGMSILSTFSVWLMLILFILFVVINGKGIWSELKLDTFVDVPWEEKAFRTVKTKEPEQRNGSRKRQKWIGNTSIGTDVYEWDDVNLSVFMGDTIIDLGNTLLPKEENIILIRKGFGKTRVIVPLGIGVAVHHSTIKGQLLFNEDEIDLTNETVKLYSRDYDEANRKIKIVSSSLLGDLEVIYL is encoded by the coding sequence ATGAAGAAGGGTGCCTTGAAATTATTCATGCTCATTGAAGGGCTGTTAGGGTTGGCTGTCCTGTTTCAATTGGTGCAGGATACAGATTTGCTGTTGGTCTTTGTGTTCGGACTGATATTCATCAAATTCGGTACCGGAAAAGGCGAACGGCGCCGGATCCTTGGTTTGATCGGCTGGTTTATGGTGGGCATGAGCATACTCTCCACTTTCTCGGTGTGGTTGATGTTGATTCTTTTCATACTGTTCGTTGTCATCAATGGAAAAGGCATCTGGTCTGAGCTGAAGTTGGATACTTTTGTTGACGTTCCTTGGGAGGAAAAAGCGTTCCGCACGGTCAAAACGAAAGAACCGGAACAGCGGAACGGGTCCAGAAAGCGCCAGAAATGGATCGGAAACACCAGCATAGGCACGGATGTCTACGAATGGGACGACGTCAATCTGAGCGTATTCATGGGCGATACGATCATCGATTTGGGTAATACGTTGTTGCCGAAAGAGGAAAACATCATTCTGATCCGCAAAGGGTTCGGAAAGACCAGGGTGATCGTACCGTTGGGAATCGGAGTGGCTGTCCACCATTCCACCATCAAAGGACAGCTTTTATTCAATGAAGATGAAATAGACTTGACCAATGAAACGGTCAAGTTATACAGCCGGGACTACGATGAAGCGAACAGAAAGATCAAGATCGTGTCCAGTAGCCTGCTGGGGGATCTGGAGGTGATCTACCTATGA
- the mltG gene encoding endolytic transglycosylase MltG: MKIRKKERSLVRKIVFAIVTIGILLGVIVGFAGYKYITDALQPLEPESTEVVEVEIPIGTPTKGITQLLEEGNVIKNATIFNYYIKTQNVSDFQAGFYELSPSMSLDDIIATLQAGGSPVPQSSDHKIIVREGNTIEQIAAEVEEKTDFTAEEFLAKVNEPEFLTNAAAQYPDILTEASQRTDTRYRLEGYLYPATYDYMTGNSLDEVILQMLKKTSEVLAPYAEQIASSGYTLHEILTIASLVEKEGVTPEDRANIAGVFFNRLEIDMPIQSDISILYALNEHKELVTFEDLEIDSPYNLYRNAGMGPGPFNSPSEGSIQATLSPADTAYLYFVADTETGIVYFSETYEEHLQLQSQYVDSE, from the coding sequence ATGAAAATACGCAAAAAAGAACGGTCACTCGTGCGGAAAATTGTTTTTGCAATCGTAACGATAGGCATCCTGTTAGGGGTCATCGTTGGCTTTGCCGGCTACAAATATATAACAGACGCACTTCAGCCATTGGAGCCGGAAAGTACGGAAGTCGTTGAAGTGGAAATTCCGATAGGGACGCCCACAAAAGGGATCACACAACTCTTGGAAGAAGGCAACGTCATCAAAAACGCGACCATCTTCAACTACTACATCAAGACGCAAAATGTTTCTGATTTCCAAGCAGGCTTTTACGAATTATCGCCTTCCATGAGCCTGGACGACATCATTGCGACGCTTCAAGCGGGGGGAAGTCCTGTGCCGCAATCGAGTGATCACAAAATCATCGTAAGAGAAGGCAATACGATCGAACAAATCGCAGCGGAAGTCGAAGAGAAGACGGATTTCACAGCTGAGGAATTTTTGGCGAAAGTGAATGAACCGGAATTCCTGACGAATGCGGCTGCACAGTACCCTGATATTTTGACGGAGGCATCCCAACGCACCGATACGCGTTATCGTTTGGAAGGATACCTCTATCCGGCAACTTATGATTATATGACCGGAAATAGTTTGGATGAAGTCATCTTGCAAATGCTGAAGAAAACGAGTGAAGTGCTTGCGCCATACGCGGAGCAAATTGCTTCCTCAGGCTATACCCTGCATGAAATTTTGACGATTGCCTCGCTTGTCGAAAAAGAAGGCGTTACTCCGGAAGATCGGGCAAACATTGCCGGCGTATTCTTTAATCGTCTGGAAATCGATATGCCGATCCAATCGGACATCAGTATTTTGTATGCTCTGAATGAGCACAAGGAATTAGTGACTTTCGAGGATCTTGAAATAGATTCGCCCTATAACCTGTACAGAAATGCAGGCATGGGGCCTGGGCCGTTCAACAGCCCGAGCGAGGGATCCATTCAAGCCACATTGTCCCCAGCGGACACCGCCTATCTGTATTTCGTTGCCGATACAGAAACAGGCATCGTTTATTTTTCCGAAACATATGAAGAACATTTGCAATTGCAAAGCCAATACGTAGACAGCGAATAA
- the alaS gene encoding alanine--tRNA ligase: MKNLKSSDIRQMYLDFWATKGSKVEPSASLIPVNDPTLLWINSGVATLKKYFDGTLIPENPRITNAQKSIRTNDIENVGVTARHHTLFEMLGNFSIGDYFKEEAIPWAWEFLTDEKWLAFDPELLYVTYYPEDTDTKRIWQEKVGLPEDHIVPIADNFWDIGAGPCGPDTEIFYDRGPAFQDLPDGDPEMYPGGENERYLEIWNLVFSEFNHKPDGTYEPLPHKNVDTGMGLERVTSVVQNTPTNFETDLFMPIIEKIETLSDGKKYGENKTLDISFKVIADHVRAVSFAIGDRALPSNEGRGYILRRLIRRSVMHGQKLGIGKLFLNELVPVVADIMESYYPEIKADQDFIIKVITNEEQRFQETIHEGMDILNSVFEEMNEKGETVVNGPNAFKLYDTYGFPLELTSEYAEEKGFTVDTEGFNQEMQEQRNRARAARQVEDSFSVQSPVWADVLVPSTFSGYAQTKVSSELSVMVANDEIVEKATADDRVQIIFRETPFYAEMGGQVADKGTIETEAGEVIAQIEDVKRAPNGQTMHIARVLKEIHSNETYVLHVDESRRRSITKNHTATHLLHQALKDVLGNHANQAGSLVNPNQLRFDFTHFGQVTAEELVRMEEIVNEKIWEALPVVTVETTIDKAKEMGAMALFGEKYGKEVRVVDVGGYSVELCGGVHVQNSQDIGVFKILSESGIGAGVRRIEAVTGQAAYQYFRTKEAELNEAAQLVKAQQTKEVAGKINQLKQEMKEMQGENESLKAKIMNAEAKDLFENVETVNGVTYITYETKNQDMNALRQLADQWRQKAVSDLFVAASATDGKVNMLAAVSKEKLDQGLKAGDLIKTLAPFAGGKGGGRPDMAQAGGNNPAGIPDALKHVAVWIADNTK, translated from the coding sequence ATGAAAAATCTGAAAAGCAGTGACATCCGTCAAATGTATCTTGATTTTTGGGCAACGAAAGGTTCAAAAGTGGAGCCGAGCGCTTCGCTTATACCGGTCAATGACCCTACTTTATTATGGATCAACTCAGGGGTAGCGACACTGAAAAAATATTTTGATGGCACGTTGATCCCTGAAAATCCGCGCATCACCAATGCCCAAAAAAGCATCCGCACAAACGACATCGAAAATGTCGGCGTGACCGCAAGGCACCATACTTTATTCGAAATGTTGGGGAATTTCTCGATCGGAGACTACTTCAAAGAAGAAGCGATCCCTTGGGCTTGGGAATTCCTGACTGACGAAAAATGGTTGGCGTTCGATCCGGAGCTGCTTTATGTTACTTACTATCCCGAAGATACGGACACGAAACGCATTTGGCAGGAAAAAGTCGGTTTGCCGGAAGATCATATCGTGCCGATCGCAGACAACTTTTGGGATATCGGGGCAGGACCGTGCGGACCGGATACGGAAATTTTCTATGACCGCGGACCGGCCTTCCAGGATTTGCCTGACGGAGACCCTGAAATGTATCCGGGCGGTGAAAATGAACGCTACCTTGAAATCTGGAACCTTGTGTTCTCCGAATTCAACCACAAGCCGGACGGCACCTATGAGCCGCTTCCGCACAAGAACGTCGATACGGGGATGGGCCTTGAACGGGTCACGAGCGTAGTCCAAAACACGCCGACCAACTTCGAAACGGATTTGTTCATGCCGATCATCGAAAAGATCGAAACGTTGAGTGACGGCAAGAAATACGGCGAAAACAAAACATTGGATATTTCCTTCAAAGTCATCGCTGATCACGTGCGCGCCGTCAGCTTTGCGATCGGGGACCGTGCCTTGCCATCCAATGAAGGCCGCGGCTACATTCTGCGCCGTTTGATCCGCCGCTCTGTCATGCATGGCCAAAAATTGGGCATCGGAAAACTGTTCCTGAACGAATTGGTTCCGGTTGTGGCAGATATCATGGAGTCCTACTATCCGGAAATCAAAGCCGACCAGGATTTCATCATCAAAGTCATCACGAATGAAGAGCAACGTTTCCAGGAAACGATCCATGAAGGGATGGATATCCTGAACAGCGTCTTTGAAGAAATGAACGAAAAGGGCGAAACGGTAGTAAACGGCCCGAATGCTTTCAAATTGTATGATACTTACGGCTTCCCGTTGGAATTGACCAGCGAATACGCTGAGGAAAAAGGCTTCACAGTCGACACAGAAGGGTTTAACCAAGAGATGCAGGAACAACGCAACCGCGCCCGCGCAGCAAGACAAGTGGAAGATTCCTTCTCCGTGCAATCCCCGGTCTGGGCTGACGTACTGGTGCCGAGCACTTTTTCCGGCTATGCCCAAACGAAAGTTTCATCCGAACTTTCTGTGATGGTGGCGAATGACGAAATCGTCGAAAAAGCCACTGCAGACGATCGCGTTCAGATCATTTTCCGCGAAACGCCTTTCTATGCGGAAATGGGCGGACAAGTCGCTGACAAAGGAACGATCGAAACCGAAGCCGGTGAAGTTATCGCACAGATCGAGGACGTCAAACGCGCTCCAAATGGGCAAACGATGCACATCGCACGTGTCCTGAAGGAAATCCATTCGAACGAAACCTACGTGCTGCACGTGGATGAGTCGCGTAGAAGAAGCATCACGAAGAACCACACAGCGACCCATCTGCTGCACCAAGCGTTGAAGGATGTTTTGGGGAACCATGCCAACCAAGCGGGCTCGTTGGTGAATCCGAATCAGCTTCGTTTTGACTTCACGCATTTCGGCCAAGTCACAGCAGAAGAGTTGGTGCGGATGGAAGAAATCGTGAATGAAAAAATTTGGGAAGCCTTGCCGGTCGTAACGGTTGAAACGACCATCGATAAAGCGAAGGAAATGGGCGCCATGGCTTTGTTCGGCGAGAAATACGGCAAAGAAGTCCGAGTGGTCGACGTCGGCGGCTATTCAGTCGAACTTTGCGGCGGAGTCCATGTGCAAAACTCACAGGACATCGGTGTCTTCAAGATTTTATCGGAATCCGGAATCGGTGCAGGCGTTCGACGCATCGAAGCAGTGACCGGACAGGCAGCTTACCAGTATTTCCGTACAAAGGAAGCTGAACTGAATGAGGCGGCACAGCTTGTGAAAGCCCAACAAACGAAAGAAGTGGCCGGTAAAATCAATCAGCTCAAGCAGGAAATGAAGGAAATGCAAGGCGAAAATGAGTCCTTGAAAGCAAAAATCATGAATGCCGAAGCCAAAGATCTCTTCGAAAATGTGGAGACCGTCAACGGTGTCACGTACATCACCTACGAAACAAAGAATCAGGATATGAATGCACTGCGTCAATTGGCTGACCAATGGCGTCAAAAGGCTGTCTCTGATCTTTTCGTGGCAGCTTCGGCCACAGACGGCAAAGTCAACATGCTGGCTGCCGTTTCCAAAGAAAAATTGGATCAGGGCCTGAAAGCAGGCGACCTGATCAAGACGCTCGCTCCATTTGCGGGAGGCAAAGGCGGCGGACGTCCGGATATGGCACAAGCAGGGGGCAATAACCCGGCAGGCATCCCGGATGCGCTGAAACACGTTGCGGTTTGGATCGCTGACAATACAAAATAA